TACCACTCGACAAAATCACCGAACGGGCCGCCGAGTGGATCTGGAAGCCCTGGCTGCCGATCGGCAAACTATGCCTGCTCGACGGCGATCCCGGACAAGGTAAATCGCTTGTTACGCTCGATCTGGCTGCCCGAATTTCTCAAGGTCGATCTTTTCCCGATCGGCAACGAAACGCCCTCGGCCCCGCCAATGTGCTACTCATTTGCTGCGAAGATAACTTGCGAGATACCGTGTTGCCGCGCTTGCAATCTTTGGGGGCGGATCTCTCGAGAATCTTCAGCTATCAGTCGAACTCGACGAAGTCGATCCCTAACGCGCTCCCAAAATTTCCCAGAGATTTCCGCAAGCTGGAGTCGACTCTGCGCCGTACCAAGGCGAGACTCGTCATCGTCGACCCGCTTCTTCCATTTCTCAGCGCTTCCACGAATGGCATCACTCAACAATCGGTTCGTAAAGTCCTGGGGCCGCTGGCGAGGATGGCCGAGCGTCTTCAAGTGACATTCCTCTTCGTCCGATTATTAAACAAAACCAACGGAAAAACAGCGATCTATCGAGGTTCGGGCAGTATGAGCATTCTTTCCAGCATGCGCAGTGCCCTGCTTATTGGCCGGCATCCCCACAATCCGGAGAAGAGGATTTTGGCTCCGGTGAAAAACAACCTCACCGCCGAAGCGCAAGGACTACAGTTTGTGCTGCAGAGCAAAGCGGAGGCCGTGAACGTGAAGTGGGAGGGGAAGGTGAATATTCGAGCCAACGAACTGATTGGAGATTTCAAAAGCCTGCCTCCCACCGAATGGCTGCGCGGCTTCCTCAGCGATAAACATTTCCAGAGCAAGAAGGTCTACGAGGCCGGTCTGAAAGCCGGCTATTCCAGCGCTACACTGGAACGGGCCAAAGCGACTCTGGGCATAAAATCCAAGGCCAAAAGGCATGCCAACGGCCGCATTGTCTGGTACTGGCTGCCTCCGGGCGAGAAGGATTTTCCGTGGGAGGAGATCTGTGAACTCGGTTTTGAGCAC
The genomic region above belongs to Telmatocola sphagniphila and contains:
- a CDS encoding AAA family ATPase, which translates into the protein MTQPRKKRKIQYFVPLDKITERAAEWIWKPWLPIGKLCLLDGDPGQGKSLVTLDLAARISQGRSFPDRQRNALGPANVLLICCEDNLRDTVLPRLQSLGADLSRIFSYQSNSTKSIPNALPKFPRDFRKLESTLRRTKARLVIVDPLLPFLSASTNGITQQSVRKVLGPLARMAERLQVTFLFVRLLNKTNGKTAIYRGSGSMSILSSMRSALLIGRHPHNPEKRILAPVKNNLTAEAQGLQFVLQSKAEAVNVKWEGKVNIRANELIGDFKSLPPTEWLRGFLSDKHFQSKKVYEAGLKAGYSSATLERAKATLGIKSKAKRHANGRIVWYWLPPGEKDFPWEEICELGFEHNPHD